In Amaranthus tricolor cultivar Red isolate AtriRed21 chromosome 3, ASM2621246v1, whole genome shotgun sequence, a single window of DNA contains:
- the LOC130807930 gene encoding uncharacterized protein LOC130807930, translating to MGENAAQIQRQLTDLEIEAEHLLLARHQVVENDKLRNGNREALTALRKKARTTKTSVPSPFDSIMKEIGGHGSKTLVQEVCPTCGNHDVTENIWMIFPGTDVFAQVPFHAAHTILEEDQERLDADSKKLHNFVKEKSLIISEKGALADTISPGILRSLVSLTDKK from the exons ATGGGAGAAAATGCAGCACAGATCCAACGACAACTCACCGACCTTGAAATTGAAGCTGAACATCTTCTTTTGGCACGTCATCAG GTTGTTGAAAATGACAAGTTAAGAAATGGGAACAGGGAAGCATTAACAGCCCTTCGGAAGAAGGCCCGTACAACAAAAACTAGTGTTCCTTCTCCATTTGATTCTATTATGAAGGAAATTGGGGGCCATGGTTCCAAGACTTTAGTTCAAGAAGTCTGTCCAACCTGTGGGAATCATGACGTGACGGAGAACATATGGATGATATTTCCTGGAACTGATGTCTTTGCTCAGGTGCCCTTTCATGCGGCTCATACCATTTTAGAGGAAG ATCAAGAACGGCTTGATGCTGACTCGAAGAAGTTGCATAACTTTGTCAAGGAGAAGTCTCTGATAATATCGGAAAAGGGTGCTCTTGCTGACACGATTAGCCCAGGGATCCTTAGGTCGTTAGTCTCATTAACTGACAAAAAGTAA
- the LOC130808835 gene encoding uncharacterized protein LOC130808835 produces MIHPFSPQNSAIKMTLIPAQSSHNQQPLENLLTNPLLISDKILKLSSKSISFKSYSFTLAQTVNTLSNFLRSLLRFSSSSSIYDPPIRHISSRLSLNLRKAYKLVLKTRRRNFLYRLINLVNSADFRRIIILLESSVADLRWVLSILHADDNTQNQNDLVLSLPPIAIDDPTIALVWSFIATIQLGSSLEARIEAAQELNNLALDNDRNKMMIVEECGVPPLLKLLKEGNSSVAQIAAVEVLCSISNDGDRVRVIVENGGVPLIIHVLEDSCMDVKVKISGLVAKMVEFHGGLAIEVFGREKVIKPLVSLLTFEYESNLMELKINCAQSIWRLAKDNLLNCMRINETNGLLGLAKMVENEKGLLKLYCLRAIMEISSIAELNPDFRRSVFKTKSPSAMAVIEELLRVIKECDDRIMQIPAIRSIGCLSRTFPARETTRVIPPLVEQLCNVDHEVAIEAASALVKFVDPDNFLFLEHSKAIVEFNGVRPVFGLLRMSEEKAQLQGLLLLCYLALKAPNLNNEFGLSGFNKAMVLTALEGVNHSFIAQNPQLRELIVKARYNLSLRHG; encoded by the coding sequence ATGATCCATCCCTTTTCGCCTCAGAATTCCGCCATTAAAATGACCTTAATTCCAGCACAATCGTCTCACAATCAACAGCCACTCGAGAACCTCCTCACAAACCCACTTCTCATTTCAGACAAAATCCTTAAACTCTCCTCTAAATCCATCTCATTCAAATCTTACTCCTTCACCCTTGCACAAACCGTCAACACACTCTCTAATTTCTTACGTTCCCTCCTTCGTTTCTCCTCAAGTTCCTCCATTTACGACCCTCCTATTCGTCACATTTCTTCCCGTCTTTCCCTTAATCTTCGCAAAGCGTACAAACTTGTATTGAAAACTCGCCGCCGTAATTTCCTTTACCGTTTAATTAACCTTGTAAACTCCGCTGATTTTCGGAGAATTATTATACTTCTAGAATCTTCCGTCGCCGACTTGCGTTGGGTTCTTTCTATTCTCCATGCGGATGACAACACCCAGAATCAGAACGACCTCGTTTTGTCTCTCCCGCCAATTGCGATTGATGACCCGACTATTGCATTGGTTTGGTCTTTTATTGCTACAATTCAATTGGGTTCTTCTTTGGAAGCCCGTATTGAGGCTGCACAAGAACTTAATAATCTAGCATTAGATAATGATCGGAATAAAATGATGATTGTTGAAGAATGCGGTGTACCCCCACTTTTGAAATTGTTGAAAGAAGGGAATTCTAGTGTTGCTCAAATTGCGGCAGTGGAGGTTTTGTGTAGTATTTCTAATGACGGGGATAGAGTTAGGGTTATTGTTGAGAATGGAGGTGTTCCTTTGATTATTCATGTTTTAGAGGATTCTTGTATGGATGTAAAGGTTAAAATTAGTGGTTTAGTTGCTAAAATGGTTGAATTTCATGGTGGGTTGGCTATAGAAGTTTTTGGGAGAGAAAAAGTGATTAAACCCCTTGTTTCTTTGTTGACATTTGAATATGAATCAAATTTGATGGAATTGAAGATTAATTGTGCTCAATCAATTTGGAGATTGGCTAAAGATAACTTGTTGAATTGTATGAGGATCAATGAGACTAATGGGTTATTAGGTTTAGCTAAAATGGTGGAGAATGAAAAAGGGTTGTTAAAGTTATACTGTTTAAGGGCTATAATGGAGATTAGTTCCATTGCTGAATTGAATCCTGACTTTAGAAGGTCAGTTTTCAAGACGAAATCACCTTCTGCTATGGCTGTAATTGAGGAGCTTTTGAGAGTGATCAAAGAATGTGATGATCGGATTATGCAAATTCCGGCTATAAGATCAATTGGGTGTCTTTCTAGGACGTTTCCTGCAAGGGAAACAACACGAGTGATCCCGCCTTTAGTTGAGCAGCTTTGTAATGTGGATCATGAGGTTGCAATTGAGGCTGCTAGTGCATTGGTTAAGTTTGTTGATCCTGATAATTTCTTGTTCCTCGAACATTCGAAGGCCATAGTTGAGTTTAATGGGGTTCGGCCTGTGTTTGGATTGCTTAGAATGAGTGAGGAGAAGGCTCAGTTACAGGGCTTACTCCTTCTCTGTTACCTTGCTTTAAAGGCTCCTAATTTAAACAATGAGTTTGGATTATCAGGGTTTAATAAAGCTATGGTTTTAACAGCACTTGAGGGTGTTAATCATAGTTTTATTGCTCAGAATCCTCAACTTAGAGAGCTGATTGTTAAGGCTCGATACAATCTTAGTCTCCGCCATGGATGA